The Miscanthus floridulus cultivar M001 chromosome 6, ASM1932011v1, whole genome shotgun sequence genomic interval CCTCCAGCACGAGTACCCCAAAGCCATACACGTCGCACTTCTCGGTGATCTTCACTGTCTTGCATGCGAATTCTGGTGCCATGTACCCAAGTGCACTCTGGATCTTACTGCTCAGGACATACCGGTCCAACATTGGCAGCAGCTTGGCAAGGCCATAGTCACCGACCTTTGGCTCACCGTTGCTGTCCAGCAGCACGTTGCTTGATTTGAGATTGTAGTGGATGATACCATGCTGGTGCAGGTATGTCAGGCCGCAGGCAACACCGAGGATGATGTCAAATCTCTCCATCCAGGAAAGTAAGTTATCTTCATTGCACTCGTGTAGGTGTTTATGCAAATTTCCTCCAGGCAGGTAATCATAGATAAGGAGCTGCAGCGATGAAGTCCAGTAGAAGCCTCTGAGTGCGACAACATTGTGGTGCCGCACCTTGCTAAGCATCTTCACTTGTCGCTCGAAATCATCCTTTGACTTGACCAAGCTAGAGACAGTAAGCTTCTTGATGGCTACCGGCTGTCCATCTCTGAGCACTGTCTTGTAGACTGCACCAAAGCCTCCACGTCCAAGCTCACAATCTTTGTTCAACAATGCATGCCCACCAGCGCTGAACTCAGGGCTGCCCTTGCCAAACATGACAAGCTTACCAGAGCTAGCATCATTCTCAGGGGACTGACTAAGGTAATCATCAGATAATGCAGTCACAGGTGCTGAGCGTGGGGCAGCTGCACGGGcccggacgcggcgattaagcACAGATATGGTGATCACTCCAATAGCAATGGCTGCCCCACCGGCTATGGCAATGAGGGTGGAGATACTCAATATGATTTTCTTGTGATGCATGTTGCTAGGGGCACTAGGTGTAGCCTGCGACGAGGGATTTGATGAGGAGTTTGGGTTAAGCACAATAGGCTTTGGCATAACTGCGCTGCATGAATCATTCTTCCGCGAGCTACACAGACCAGAATTGTCCATGAGGAAGGACTCAGGGATGTTGTTGAAGAAGCGGCTATTTGGCAGATCCCCTGTCAGCATGTTGTGGGAGACGTCAAAGATGTGGAGGCTAGGCAGATTGGATAGCTCTACTGGTAGGGTCCCGTTCAGCTTGTTCTGAGAGAGATTGACCACTTGGAGACTTGTCAGGTTTCCCATGGTGCTAGGAATTGGCCCCGTGAGGTTATTGTGTGAGAAATCCCTGCATTGGAAGAGCACAACTTTGTATCAGCCATAACGATTTCTAAGGTGGGTCATACTACTAACTAAGTAGTACAGTGCATTGAGCTTAAATTAGTTTAAACAGTGTTCCAAATCATGCTGATGCAGACATTTGACTTCAGTTTTGACTGCATCCAGGAAAAGAAAAGGAGTACTACAAGGATACTGGGATGTGAGCAAACCAAGGTAACAAACACAGACCCATAATTTTCGGTTTGGGGTTCCAAACAGAAAATACGACATCACTATCCTGTACATCACTTTCTACAACGTCTCTGCAACCTAGGCAACCGAGATCAATAAAAACAGTCATGAAAGGAAAAACAAATAGGCCTAGTCAACTTCACTCGCAAGCAATCCCAATGACGTCAAATTTTCATTTCAGAATATGGGTAGAAAGTAAAGGGGAAAAACAAGATTTTTTACTTACAGTGCAACGAGGGAGCTGCAGTTCCCAATCTGTGACGGGATGCGTCCCGCGAGCGAATTCCTCCCCATCCGCAGGTCCCGGAGCGCCACCGCACCGCCGATCTCCGGCGGCACGGTTCCTTCAAGTTGGTTAGCGCTCACGTCCAGCACCTCGAGGAGCCTCATCCCACCAATGCCGGCCGGCAGCTGCCCCGAAAAAAAATTCGAGGACAGGTTCAGAGACTGCAAGCCCGCAAAGACAGTGATCCGCAGCGGGATCTCGCCGGAGAACGCGTTGCTCGACAGGTCCAGCACACGAAGCGCCATTGCTGCGTCGTCGGGCACCTTCACCCACCCATTCAGCTGGTTGCCTGCCACCGAGACGCGCTGCAGCGGTAGGCCGAACACCCACCAGGGAAAATCGCCGGTGAGCGCATTACGGCTTATGTCGACCTCCACAAGGTTCTTGCAGTTGGCGATGGTGTAGGGAATGTCGCCGGCAAATCGGTTGCCCGAGAAATCAAGGCGCTCCAGCGCCCACATTTCCCCGATCCACTCCGGCAGCTCACCTGCAAGCGCATtgccgccgacgccgaggaacCGCAGGCCGGTCAGCCTCCGGAGCGACTCCGGCAGGCCGCCAGTGAACAAGTTATGCCCAAAATCCAGTGACTTGAGCAGCGCCGCCTCGCCGACATCCGCCGGTATCTCGCCGGCGAGGAGGTTTCGGCTCAAATCCACCTCCCGTAGCGAGCTGGTCCGGGGGAATCCGCCAGGCACACTCCCGGAGAGCTCGTTGCCGGAGAGGTCGAGAGACCGGAGCGAAGGCAGCGACCAGAGCCCGTCAGGGATGGGGCCGGCGAGGCGGTTGGACGAGAGGTTGAGGGACACGAGCGATGCGCAGGACGCGACGGCGGGCGGGATGTAGCCCGAGAGCTGGTTGTGCGCGAGGGAGATGGCGCGGACGGCGCGGCATTGGGCGAAGAGCTGGGCGGGGACGGGCGCGGCGAGGCGGTTGGAGGAGAGGTCGAGGGAGCGGAGCCGCGGGAGCGCGGTTAGGAGGTTGGGGAGCACGGGGCCTGAGAGGTTGTTGCGCGGGAGTGCGAGGGAGAGGAGCGCGTCGAGGCGGAGCAGCGCGCGCGGGAGGCGGCCCGAGAGCGAGGCCGCCGGGAGCGAGAGCGAGGTGACACGGCCCGTGCGCGCGTCGCAGCCAACGGCCGGCCAGGAGCAGGGGCGATCGTCGTCCTCGGTCCACGTCGCGAGGCGGCCCGACGGGTCCGACACGTCCGTCTTGAAGACCACCAGTGCGAGCACGTCGTCGGTGAGCGCGCTCGTGGTGGTGGCCACCGCGAGGAGCAGCGCGGCGAGGAGCAGGAGAGGGCAGGCGGCGGCCATCGCGACACGGCGGGCAGTAGGAGGACGAGGACGGTGGAGGGATCACAGCGGTGCTCTGTCCATTTGCGCGGAGCAGCTCTGGGGCAGTGCGGGGGAAGAGGGGTAGTGGCGCAGTGCAGCGAGGTGGTGGGCGTGGCCGCGTGGGCGTGGTCGCGGCGTGGAGCAGTCAACCCAGTCGCCAGTGCCCAGTGGGGAGAGGGGAGAAGCGTGTAGGAGAGGAGGCCGGAGGTATACTTGGCCAACCGGCCCGCCCAGCACAGCACTGACACTGGCACGGCCAGGCACGTTACGATGCGGCACGGCTGGCACAGCACTGACACTGGCACGGCCAGGCACGTTACGATGCGGCACGGCAGCTCAGCCGTGCCGTGTCCAATAGTGCCGCCATGTCGAGATCTCGGCCCTGGCACGGCTCTATTGCCGGTTAGCCGTGCCGTCGAGCACGGCAGCCCTACGTGCCCGTGCTGGCTCAAGCACTGTAGCTCCACGCGAGGAGCGACCTCGTTGTCGCGCCATCGCGTTGTCGTTGCCGTTCCCGCGAACCTGCGTCGCCGTATGAGAGGAGGACGCCGTCACTGGGAGCGACAACAACGGGGAGAGCCGAGCGAGGAGGAAGCGGTGGTGGCCTGCCCCGGCGACCAGCCTCCGCCGCGGCAAGAGAGAGGCGGGGCACCACCGCGAGCCCCATGCGGCCTCCGCTCAGCACGGCGCCGTTGCCATTGTCATTGCCGCGCGCTCGCCGCTGCCACCACGCTGCGTTAGGCGAGCCGCGCGGCCTCCGCGCCTCGCCACAAAGCCGCTGCAGTGAAGGAGGCGGCGAGGAGAAGCCGCTGGAGGAAGTGGAGAAACGGGAGCGGCGGGCTCGGAGCAAAGCGCGTGAGGGAGAGCGAGTGCGTGAAGGAGTCGGAGGGAGCGGCGGTGTAGACAGGAAACTCAGAGGTGTGGGAAGATAGTTAGGTTTTATGATTCATCCAGAGGAAATCCAACGATCTAAAATAATCGGGCCACATCGTGCTGGGCCAAAAACCGTGTTGTGCCCGGGCCGACACTACGGGCCGCTGTGGAGGCCCAGGCACGGACACGACGCCGGGCCGTGCCGCACCGGGCCTAGGCTGTGCTTTTTCAGACCGGGCCAGTGCCGGGCCAGCGTGCCAAGCCCGTTTGGACAACTATAGCCGGAGGCCCCTTGCGCTATTAATGTGCTATGAGTAGAACAACTAGGAATGGACAAAATGATATGTTTTCTCATTTTTCATGAGGTTTTGCCTAAGGTCTTATTTAGTTCCAGGGtataaagttttggggtgtcataTCGGATATCACATGGCGTGTTCGAatgctaataaaaaacaaattacagaatccgtcagtaaaccgcaagacgaatttattaagcctaattaatccattattagcacatgtgttactgtagtactttattgtcaaatcatggactaattaggcttaaaagattcgtctcgcaaagtagtcgtaatct includes:
- the LOC136459311 gene encoding probable LRR receptor-like serine/threonine-protein kinase IRK, whose amino-acid sequence is MAAACPLLLLAALLLAVATTTSALTDDVLALVVFKTDVSDPSGRLATWTEDDDRPCSWPAVGCDARTGRVTSLSLPAASLSGRLPRALLRLDALLSLALPRNNLSGPVLPNLLTALPRLRSLDLSSNRLAAPVPAQLFAQCRAVRAISLAHNQLSGYIPPAVASCASLVSLNLSSNRLAGPIPDGLWSLPSLRSLDLSGNELSGSVPGGFPRTSSLREVDLSRNLLAGEIPADVGEAALLKSLDFGHNLFTGGLPESLRRLTGLRFLGVGGNALAGELPEWIGEMWALERLDFSGNRFAGDIPYTIANCKNLVEVDISRNALTGDFPWWVFGLPLQRVSVAGNQLNGWVKVPDDAAMALRVLDLSSNAFSGEIPLRITVFAGLQSLNLSSNFFSGQLPAGIGGMRLLEVLDVSANQLEGTVPPEIGGAVALRDLRMGRNSLAGRIPSQIGNCSSLVALDFSHNNLTGPIPSTMGNLTSLQVVNLSQNKLNGTLPVELSNLPSLHIFDVSHNMLTGDLPNSRFFNNIPESFLMDNSGLCSSRKNDSCSAVMPKPIVLNPNSSSNPSSQATPSAPSNMHHKKIILSISTLIAIAGGAAIAIGVITISVLNRRVRARAAAPRSAPVTALSDDYLSQSPENDASSGKLVMFGKGSPEFSAGGHALLNKDCELGRGGFGAVYKTVLRDGQPVAIKKLTVSSLVKSKDDFERQVKMLSKVRHHNVVALRGFYWTSSLQLLIYDYLPGGNLHKHLHECNEDNLLSWMERFDIILGVACGLTYLHQHGIIHYNLKSSNVLLDSNGEPKVGDYGLAKLLPMLDRYVLSSKIQSALGYMAPEFACKTVKITEKCDVYGFGVLVLEVLTGRRPVEYLEDDVVVLCDLVRSALEEGRPEDCIDPRLCGEFPMDEALPIIKLGLVCTSQVPSNRPDMGEVVSILELVRSPQDSAEDEMV